The sequence GGAGAAGGGCGCGAAGGCGCTGTCGTCGGTGGTCGATTACGTGGTGGCGAACGTGAAGCAGGACCCGAACGCGGTGTTCGCGGGCAGCGTGCCGTATCTGAAGCTGGCGGGCGTGGTGCTGTGCGGGTGGCAGATGGGCCGCGCGCTGGTGGCGGCCCAGGCGAACCGCGCGAGCGACCCGGCGTTCTTCGATGCGAAGATCGCGATCGCGCAATGCTATGCGGAGCACGTGCTGGTGCAGGCAGGCGCATTCGAAGCGTCGATCGTCGGCACGAAGGGCAACGAGGGCGTGCTCGCGTTGACGGAAGACCAGTTCTGACCGGCTGACGGTCCGGACGCAGGAGGAGACAGGATTTTGACCACACAGGACTTGCTCGCGCAATACGGCCCGCGCGAATCGATGGAATACGACGTCGTGATCGTCGGCGGCGGCCCCGCCGGGCTGTCGGCGGCGATCCGGCTCAAGCAGCTGGCCGCCGAGAAAGGCACCGAGATCGGCGTGTGCGTGCTCGAGAAGGGTTCCGAGATCGGCGCGCACATCCTGTCGGGCGCGGTGATGGACCCGCGCGCGATCAACGAACTGTTCCCCGACTGGAAGGAACGCGGCGCGCCGCTCGACGTCGAGGTGACGGAAGACCGCTTCCTGTTCCTGTCCGAGAAGGGCGCGGTCACCACGCCGAACTGGGCGCTGCCCGCCAACTTCCAGAACCACGGCAACTACGTGATTTCGCTGGGCAACGTCACGCGCTGGCTTGGCGCGCAGGCCGAAGCGCTGGGCGTCGAGATCTTCCCCGGCTTCCCCGCCGCCGAGATCCTGTACAACGACGACGGCTCGGTCAAAGGCGTCGCAACCGGCAACATGGGCGTGGGCAAGGACGGCGAGCCGACAGAGAACTTCCAGCTCGGCATGGAGCTGCACGCGAAGTACACGCTGTTCGCCGAAGGCTGCCGCGGCCACCTCGGCCGCCAGCTGATCTCGAAGTTCAAGCTCGACGCGAACGCGGATCCGCAGGCGTACGGGATCGGCATCAAGGAGCTGTGGGAGATCGATCCGGCCAAGCACAAGCCGGGCCTCGTGATCCACACGGCCGGCTGGCCGCTGAAGTCGGATACGTACGGCGGCTCGTTCCTGTATCACATGGACAACAACCAGGTCGTGGTCGGCTTCGTGGTGGGCCTCGGCTACACGAACCCGTACCTGTCGCCGTTCGAGGAATTCCAGCGCTACAAGACGCACCCGTCGATCCGCGCGTTCCTGGAAGGCGGCAAGCGCGTGTCGTACGGCGCGCGCGCAATCACCGCGGGCGGGCTGCTGTCGCTGCCGAAGACGGTGTTCCCGGGCGGCGCGCTGATCGGCGACGACGCGGGCTTCCTGAACGCATCGCGGATCAAGGGCAGCCACGCGGCGATCAAGACCGGCATGCTGGCCGCCGACGCCGCGTTCGACGCGGTGCAGGCCGGCCGCCAGAGCGACGAGCTCAACGTGTACCCGGACGCCTTCAAGCAGTCGTGGCTGTACACGGAGCTGTACCGCGCGCGCAACTTCAAGCAGTGGATGGCCAAGGGGCTGTACCTCGGCACGCTGATGGTCGGGCTCGAACAGAAGGTGATGGGCGGCAACGTGCCGTGGACGCTGCATCACAAGCACGCGGACCACGAGATGCTGAAGCCGGCATCGCAATGCGAGCCGATCGAGTATCCGAAGCCGGACGGCAAGCTGACGTTCGACCGTCTGTCGTCGGTGTTCATCTCGAACACGAACCACGAGGAGAACCAGCCGGCGCACCTGACACTGAAGGATGCGAACGTGCCGGTGAACGTGAACCTGCGCACGTACGCGGGGCCGGAGGGGCGCTTCTGCCCGGCGGCCGTGTATGAATTCGTGAAGAACGACGACGGCAGCGATCGCCTGGTGATCAACGCGCAGAACTGCGTGCACTGCAAGACCTGCGACATCAAGGACCCGACGCAGAACATCGTGTGGGTCACGCCGGAAGGTGGCGGCGGCCCGAATTACCCGAACATGTAACGCAACGCATCCCCGCGCCTGCGGGCGCGAACGAACCGGAGTGAGACGATGAGCAATGCAGCGAAAGAAGTCGTGGTAGTGAGCGGTGTCCGTACCGCGATCGGTGATTTCGGCGGCAGCCTGAAGGATTTCTCGCCGACCGACCTCGGTGCGAAGGTGGTCGCCGAAGTGCTGTCGCGCGCGAACGTGCCGGGCGACGCAGTCGGGCATGTCGTGTTCGGCCACGTCGTGAACACCGAGCCGAAGGACATGTACCTCGCGCGTGTCGCGGCGATCAATGGCGGCGTGGCGCAGCACACGCCCGCGCTGACCGTGAACCGCCTGTGCGGTTCGGGCCTGCAGGCGATCGTGTCGGCCGCGCAGACGATCATGCTCGGCGACGCCGACATCGCGATCGGCGGCGGCTCGGAAAGCATGAGCCGCGCACCGTACACCGTGCCGGCCGCGCGCTTCGGCCAGCGCATGGGTGACGGCAAGCTCGTCGACATGATGCTCGGCGCGCTGCACGACCCGTTCCAGACGATCCACATGGGCGTGACGGCAGAAAACGTCGCGGCGAAGTACGGCATCTCGCGCGACGCGCAGGATGCGCTGGCGCTCGAATCGCATCGTCGCGCGGCGCGCGCGATCGCGGAAGGGCGCTTCAAGGACCAGATCCTGCCGATCTCGATCCGCACGAAGAAGGGCGAGGTTGCGTTCGACAGCGACGAGCACGTGCGTCACGACGCAAGCGCGGACGATTTCACGAAGCTGCGTCCGGTGTTCAAGAAGGAAGAAGGCACCGTGACGGCCGGCAACGCGTCGGGCATCAACGATGCGGCCGCGGCCGTGCTGATGATGAGCGCGGACGCTGCGCGCGCGCAGGGCGTGAAGCCGCTCGCCCGCCTCGTCGCGTATGCGCACGCGGGTGTCGATCCGGCGTACATGGGCATCGGCCCGGTGCCGGCCACGCAGAAGGCGCTCGAACGCGCGGGCCTGAAGATCAGCGATCTCGACGTGATCGAGGCGAACGAGGCGTTCGCGGCCCAGGCGTGCGCGGTCACGCAGGAGCTCGGCCTCGATCCGGCGAAGGTCAACCCGAACGGCTCGGGCATCTCGCTCGGTCACCCGATCGGTGCGACCGGCGCGCTGATCACGGTCAAGGCGTTGTACGAACTGAAGCGCATCGGCGGGCGTTACGCGCTCGTGACGATGTGTATCGGCGGCGGCCAGGGGATTGCTGCGATCTTCGAGAACATCTGATAATCGAACGCTCAGCACCCGAACACACAGGAAATTTCATGGCCATCGAAATTGTCGGCGTCGTGGGCGCCGGAACCATGGGCAACGGCATTGCGCAGACCGCCGCCGTTGCGGGACTCAACGTCGTGATGATCGACGTCAGCGACGCCGCGCTCGAGAAGGGCATCGCGACGCTGAAGGGCAGCCTCGACCGCCTCGTGTCGAAGGACAAGCTTGACGCAGCCACGCGCGATGCGGCGCTGGCGCGCATCACGACGTCGACCGACTACGCGAAGCTTGCAGCGGCCGATATCGTGATCGAAGCCGCGACCGAGAACGTCGAGCTGAAGGGCCGCATCCTGAAGCAGATCGAGGCCGTCGCGCGCGCCGAAGCGATCATCGCGACCAACACGTCGTCGATCTCGATCACCGCGCTCGCGGCGCCGCTCGCCGATCCGGCGCGCTTCGTCGGCATGCACTTCTTCAACCCGGTGCCGTTGATGCCGCTCGTCGAGATCATCCGCGGGCTGCAGACGAGCGACGCGACCGCGTCGGCGGTGCGTGAGCTGACCGAGCGTTTCGACAAGTCGCCGATCGGCGTGCGCAATTCGCCGGGCTTCGTCGTGAACCGGATTCTCGTGCCGATGATCAACGAGGCGTTCTTCGTGCTGGCTGAAGGCATCGCGTCGGCCGAGGAGATCGACGCGGGGATGAAGCTCGGCGCGAACCACCCGATCGGGCCGCTCGCGCTGGCCGACCTCGTGGGCCTCGACGTGTGCCTCGCGGTGATGGACGTGTTCGTGAAGGACTTCGGCGATCCGAAGTATCGTGCATGCCCGCTGCTGCGCGAGATGGTGACGGCCGGGCGCCTCGGGCGGAAGACGGGGCGTGGGGTGTACGACTACAGCAAGTAAGCAGAAGGCTGGAAAGTCTTCAACGCGGGTGGTGAGTCGTGCCGGATGGTGTCGTTCATCCGGTGCGGTTCGCCACCCGCGTTTTTCATTTGGGGAAGCGGCTCGCCGAATCCTGTCCGCCGGGGAGTGAGGCATGCGCGTTGTCGCGCGACCGGATGTAGACGGGCCGTGTCCGCCGGTTGAATTATTTCGAAAATCGATTTTAATCGTCGAATAATTAAATCAATTAACGCGATTATCTTTCATATCAATTAAATTGACGTTTCAACATGTAATGTTTTATCTTGGTTGTCCAAAAACAACCGAGAGAAAATAAAGTGGCAATAAACGAGGGGCTTCAAAAAACCCGCCGCTGGTCGGCCATCGTCGCGTGGTCGGTATTCGCCGGACTGGCCGCCACCGCATCAGCCAATACCGAGCCGGCGCAGCCGACGCAACCCCGGCAGGCGCGCATGCCTCGCGTGCCGCAGAATCTGCCGGTGTCGCCCGAGCAGGCGCAGTACAACCTGCCGCTCAGCGAGCAGGATCGCGCGGCGCTGACCAGGCCGTCCCCGCTCAAGCAGCCGGCCACGCGCAGCAAGCGCAGCACGTCGGGCGCCGATTGCCGCGACATGTCGGTGATGACCCAGTATCGCGGCGCGGCGCTCGCCGATTACATCGCGAATCTTCCCGATTACGAATGCCATTACGGCCTGTTCTCGGTCGATAAAGTGCAGGCCACCCAGATCTTCAATGCCGAAAACGTGCACGCTGCTGCGAGTCGTTTCGTGCAGGAAATCCATCAATACGATGCGAGCAATTTGATCCTGGTCAATTTGCTGATTTATCTGCGTGCCGCTTATTACCAATATGATGTATCGGGCATCGCGAACCCGATCCCGAATCTCGCGGTGTCGCTGCGCCCGTATATCAAGCAAAGCCTGGAGGGCGATGCGCTCTATCGCGACAATGCGCGCGCGCCGAGCACCGCGAACGAGCTGATGAAGCTCATCACGAACATGCGGGACGAAGCGTTCTACCTGCCGACGCTGAAGAACCGCATCGCGTCCTACACCGTGAGCGCGGCGAATCCGCAGGCGGCGGCGTCGCTGCTGCAGCGCAGTGCGGCGGGCGGCTTCACCGGCTTGCTCACGGTGTTCTTCTACGCGCACCAGCGCAGCGGCGCGCAGCCGATGCTCGACGGCGATGCGACGCTCCCGGAGACGCTCAACCGCTTCGTCACCGCGAACCGCGCGAGCCTGTCGAACACCAGCGCCGCCTATCAGCTGGCCGACGCGGCGCGCGAAACGTTTCGCTTTCTCCGCTATCCGACGCAGAAGCCGCGCGTGAAGAAAATGATCCAGGACATGCTCGCGTCGACGAGCATGACGGGCGCGGACAGCGATCTCTGGCTCGCGGCGGCGGAAGCGGTCGACTACGGCGATCCGGGCAACTGTGCGGACTACGGCACCTGCGACTACAAGAAGCGGCTGACCGACGCGGTGCTCTCGAATCGCTACGCATGCAATGCGGGCGTGCGCATTCTCGCGCAGGACATGACGATGCCGCAGCTGCAGTCGGTCTGCACGGCGGTCGCGCGGCAGGACGACTATTTCCACCGGATGATGAAGACCGGGCGCAAGCCGGTCGCGGGCGATCGCAACGACACGATCGAACTCGTCATTTTCGATGACTACGCGAACTACCGAAAATACGCGTCGGTGATCTACGGCATCAGCACCGACAACGGCGGCATGTATCTCGAGGGCGATCCGTCCGCGCCCGGCAACCAGGCGCGCTTCATCGCGCACGAGGCGTCGTGGCTGCGGCCCGAGTTCAAGGTGTGGAACCTCGAGCACGAGTTCACGCACTATCTCGACGGCCGCTACGACATGGCCGGCGACTTCTCGGTGAGCACCGCGAAGCCGACCGTGTGGTGGATCGAAGGCGTCGCCGAATACCTGTCGAGAAAGAACGACAACCAGGAGTCGATCGACGCGGTGCGCACCGGCGCATACCGGTTCTCGGACGTGCTCGGCACGCGTTACGCGTCGAGTGACTACGTCGCGCGCGCGTACCGGTGGGGCTACATGGCGACGCGTTTCATGTTCGAGCGCCATCGCGCGGACGTCGACACGATCGTGTCGCGCTTCCGGGCGGGCGATTACGACGGCTACGCAAACCATGTCGCGTTCATCGGCAATCGCTACGACACCGAGTTCGCCGACTGGGCGCGCAACGCGACGACGGCGGGCGAGCCGCCGGTGCCGGCGAAGCGCTGACCGGCATGAGCCGGCGCCGCGTGATCGGGTGCCGGCCACCGATCGTCATACCCGCTCGGCCTGAGTGCTCCGCGCCGGCCCGCACGAATGGTGGCGCTGGTCCGATGTCGGTCACGCGCCGTCGGCATGGCGCGCGTCTATCGCGCGCTCTTCTTCCACGACCGAAACAGTTCCAGCAGCGCGCGGCACGGCGTCGACGTTGCACCGCCCCGTCGCCATACCGCGCCGACGTCCATCGTCGGGACGGTCACACTCAGATTGCGGCGGCTGATCCGGTTTCCTTCCAGCGACCAGGGACGATAAACCAGATCCGACAGGATCGTGACGCCTTGTCCAAGCGCCACGAGGCTTCTGACGGCCTCGATCGATTTGCTCTGCATCCAGACGTTCGGCGTGATGCCGTAGCTTCCCCAATACTTGCCGACGGTTCGCAGGTGCTCGTCCATGTCCAGCAGCAGGTAGTTTTCGCGCGCGACGTCCTCCAGCGTGACCCGATGCGCTTCCTGCAGCGGATGATCCGGATGGGTCCACAGCCGGCGAGGCGAGCGAAGCATCGTCTCGTATTTCAAGTCCCGAATCTCTGCCGTATTCGACACCAGGAGCAGTGCGATATCGAGGCGGTCATCGACGAGCATGTCTTCGATCGCTTCGCGCTCGCTTTCGACGATGCTCACGCTCAGGTTGCCGAACCGCTGGGAAATGACCGACATCAGCGACGGCATCAGGTAAGCCGAGATGGTTTCCGTCACGCCGATACGCACATGCCCCGAGATCTGCTCGGGCTCTTCCTGCGCCGCCACCACGGCGCGATCGATCGACAGGGTCGCGTGTTGCACGTGACGCAGGAATCGCTCGCCTGCTGGTGTCAGTCGCACTCCTCTCGAATGACGCTGAAGCAGCGTGACGCCCACCATGTCCTCGAGATTCTTCAGCGCGATGGTCATCGACGACTGGGAGACCGAGCACAGGTTGGCCGACTGCGAAATCTGGCCGGTGTCGGCAACGGAGACGAAATACTCGATCTGGCGAAGCGTGATGTGCGTGCTCACGGGCGAGGCTCCGAGAAATCCGGGCGGCTCCGGAACGGCGCCGCCTCGACGGTCCGAACGGTACACCGGATCGGGTTGCGCGATATTGATTCAATATATATCAGGCCATCAAAAGGATGAATTTGTCATAGCTGCGGCCGCTTCCTAGCATGGAGTCAAACATGAAGCGGACGATGCGAATCGATGGACATTCAGGAGAAAAAGGGCTATTGCACGTTGTGCCGGTCACGGTGCGGCACGATCAACGTCGTGCGTGGCGACATGATGATCAAGGTGTGGCCCGACGAAACGCATCCGACCGGCCATGCGATGTGCATGAAGGGTAAAGCCGCCCCTGAACTCGTGCACAGCCCGAACCGGGTGTTGTATCCGATGCGGCGCACCCGGCCCAAGGGTGCCGCCGATCCGGGCTGGAAGCGCATCGGCTGGGAGGAGGCGCTGTCCGAGATCGCGGAGCGTCTTGCGTATTTCAAGCGCGAGAACGGTGCCGAATCGGTGGCGTTCGGCGTGACGACGCCGAGCGGCACGCCCATGAGCGACAGTATCGACTGGGTCGAACGATTCGTCTGGTTGTTCGGAAGTCCGAACATCTGTTACGCGACCGAGATATGCAACTGGCACAAGGACAGCGCGCATGTCTTTACGTTCGGCTGCGGCATGCCGACCGCGGATTATCAGCAGGCCGATCTCATCGTTCTGTGGGGCAACAATCCTGCCAACACGTGGCTGGCCCAAGCCGATGCGATCGCAAAAGGCCGCCGCCGGGGAGCGAAGCTGATCGTCGTCGATCCGCGTCCGACGCCGCTCGCACGCGAGGCGGACCTGTGGCTGCGCGTCAATCCCGGAACCGATGGTGCGCTCGCGATGGCCATCGCGAGGCAGATGATCGCGATCGGCAACGTCGACGAGCCCTTCGTCCGGCGATGGACGAACGGCCCATTGCTGGTGCGTGCCGATACCGGACGGTTTCTGCGCGAACGGGATATCGACCCGCACGCGTCGGGCAATCGGTACGCACTCTGGAACCAGACGCTCGATCGGCTGGAACTGGTTGAAGAAGAAGCCGGTACGGCGCTCTCCGATCTGTCGATGACCGGCACGCGCCACGTCGGGATCACGGACTCGGCCGGCCGTTGCACGCAGGTGGAATGCACGCCTGCGTTCGACCTCTATGCGCGTGCGCTCGCAGCCTACACGCCGGAACTTGCCAGCACGATCACCGGCATCGATGCGGCCGACATCATGAAGGCCGCACAAATGCTGCATCCGGGGCAGGGCATTGCCTATCACGCGTGGTCCGGCGTGGGCATGCACACCAATGCCACGCAGACGGAGCGCGCCATTGCGACGTTGTATGCGTTGACGGGCGCGTTCGATACGCGCGGCTCCAATCGGGAATGGGCGAAGCAGCCGGCCAATGCGGTCAGCAGCTACGCGATGCTGAACCCGGGGCAGCGCGCGAAGGCGCTCGGCCTGGCGGAACGACCGCTCGGCCCGCCGTCCCAGGGTTGGGTGACGGCGCGCGACGTCTATCGCGCGATTCTCGACGCGGAGCCCTATCGGGTACGCGCGCTGTTCGCGTTCGGGACGAACATGGTGCTGTCCCAGGCGGATGGTGGCATCGCCCACAATGCGCTTTGCGCGCTCGATTTCCACGTTCACTGCGATCTCTTCGAGACCCCGTCGTCCCGCTACGCGGACATCCTGCTGCCCGTGAACACGCCGTGGGAGCGGGAAGGCTTGCGGCTCGGTTTCGAGATCAACGAACGCGCGGTCGAACTCGTCCAGTTGAGACAGCGCATGGTGCCGCCGCGAGGGGAAAGCCGCGCCGACTACGACATCGTCTTCGATCTGGCGGTTCGGCTCGGCATGAAGGACCGGTTCTTCGGCGGCAGTATCGAGGCGGGATGGAATCATGTGCTCGAGCCACTCGGGATGGACGTCGCGTTGCTGCGCACACATCCGGAGGGTATCGCCAGGCCGTTGACGCAATACGAGCGTCGATACGCTTCGGCAACACCCGACGGCGTACGCGGTTTCAACACGGAGACGTTGCGGGTCGAACTGTATTCCGAGAAGTTGCATCGTCACGGCTACCCGGCGGTGCCTCAATATGTGCCGCCGCAGCATGGGCTGGGCGAGGGCGTGAACGATCGCCGTCGATTCCCCTATACCCTGACCTCGATGAAGAACGGGTACTACTGCCACAGTCAGCACCGCGGGCTCCCGAGCCTGCGCCGCCGCGCGCCGTACCCCGTCGCGGAACTCAATGACGCGCTGGCGGCGGAGCACGGCATCGTCGATGACGACTGGTTCCTGGTCGAAACGACGAACGGCTCGGCGCGCTTCAAGGCACGCATCGTGCCGGAGCTTGCGCATGACGTGATCGTGGCCGAATACGGTTGGTGGCAGGCCTGCGACGAGATCGGCATGGATGCGCTCGCCGTGGAGGGGCGAAACCACAGCAACTTCAACCGGCTCGTTTCGGCGGCCAGACTCGACCCGGTGAGCGGATCCTCGCCGCTGCGTTCCGTGCGCTGCCGCATCCGCCCGGACCCGTCGACCGATCCGTCACGCCGTGCGTGGAAAGGGCGGCGGGATTTTGTCGTCTCCGCGATACACGAGGAAGCGAGCGGCGTGCGAACCGTCACGTTTCGGGCGTCGGACCGCGGGGCGTTGCCGGACTACCTGCCCGGGCAGCACGTGACGGTGCACGTTCCGGCACTTGGCGACGGGGGGACGACACGCGCCTATTCATTGACGGGCGCCGCCAGCGAAGACGATCGCCGGACTTACTCCATCTCGGTGCGCCACCAGAAAGGCAGAACCGGGGAGGGCGTTCCGTTCGAAGGGGCGATGTCCTCCTACATACATGGATCGCTCAAGGTGGGGGATCCCGTTTTGCTCGGTGCGCCCGCCGGCACCTTCATCGTACCGCCGGCGTCGAAGCAACCCGTCGTGATGTTTGCGGGCGGCATCGGCATCACGCCGTTCATCTCCTATCTGGAGTCGATCCGGGATCGGGGCGCGCAGGCGCCGGAATCGAGACTCTTCTATGCAAACCAGAACAGCGGGACGCACGCATTCCGCGAGCGCATCGAGCGATTGAAGCAGCGGCTGCCGAAGCTGGAAGTTGTCAACTGCTACAACCAGCCGCACGACGAGGTACTCGGGCGCGACTACCAGATAAGGGGTTATCTGACCGCGGACGTCGTCAGCGACGACCTGATTCAACGGCGCGCACGGTTCTATTTGTGCGGCCCGGAACCGATGATGCAGGCGATTACCGCAGGATTGATCGAACGGGGTGTGCCGCCCTTCGACATCTTCAAGGAAGCGTTCAGGTCGCCGTCCAGGCCGGCGCTCGACCCGTCGAAACGATTCGTCGTCCAGTTCACCCGATCGCGTCGCGTGTCCACCTGGACGCCTCGCGACGGAAGCCTGCTGTCGTTCGCGGAGTCGCTCGGGGTCGTCATGCCGAGCGGTTGCCGTGTCGGACAGTGCGAGAGCTGCGCGGTCAAGGTCGTATCGGGCGAAGTTGCGCATTTGAGCGGGCACGGGCCCGATGAACCCGATGTGTGTCTCGCCTGTCAGGCCATTCCGGCAACCGACGTTGCCATCGATGCATGAACCCGCTGAAGGAAATGTTCACCATGAAATACTTTGACGCCGTGGCAACACGCGATGCGCTGGATTTTGAATCGTTGGTATCGCGCCTGAGGCAGGCGTTCGTCGACGGTTGTCACGTGCCGCTTCGCCATGCGCATGCCGTCAATGCCGGCAGTGAAGACGAGGGCACGGTTCTCATCATGCCCGCGTGGGAGGACAACGGCTATCTGGGGATCAAGACGGTCAACATCTTCCCGGGCAATGCGAGGCACGGATTACCCGGATTGCACTCGACGTACGTGCTCTATGACGGGCGGACGGGACAACCGCTGGCGCAGCTGGACGGGGACGAGATCACCTCGCGCCGCACCGCGGCCGCATCGGCACTGGCCGCGACCTATCTGGCCCGTCCGGATGCGTCGCGTCTCGTTCT comes from Burkholderia lata and encodes:
- a CDS encoding electron transfer flavoprotein-ubiquinone oxidoreductase; translated protein: MEYDVVIVGGGPAGLSAAIRLKQLAAEKGTEIGVCVLEKGSEIGAHILSGAVMDPRAINELFPDWKERGAPLDVEVTEDRFLFLSEKGAVTTPNWALPANFQNHGNYVISLGNVTRWLGAQAEALGVEIFPGFPAAEILYNDDGSVKGVATGNMGVGKDGEPTENFQLGMELHAKYTLFAEGCRGHLGRQLISKFKLDANADPQAYGIGIKELWEIDPAKHKPGLVIHTAGWPLKSDTYGGSFLYHMDNNQVVVGFVVGLGYTNPYLSPFEEFQRYKTHPSIRAFLEGGKRVSYGARAITAGGLLSLPKTVFPGGALIGDDAGFLNASRIKGSHAAIKTGMLAADAAFDAVQAGRQSDELNVYPDAFKQSWLYTELYRARNFKQWMAKGLYLGTLMVGLEQKVMGGNVPWTLHHKHADHEMLKPASQCEPIEYPKPDGKLTFDRLSSVFISNTNHEENQPAHLTLKDANVPVNVNLRTYAGPEGRFCPAAVYEFVKNDDGSDRLVINAQNCVHCKTCDIKDPTQNIVWVTPEGGGGPNYPNM
- the bktB gene encoding beta-ketothiolase BktB; the protein is MSNAAKEVVVVSGVRTAIGDFGGSLKDFSPTDLGAKVVAEVLSRANVPGDAVGHVVFGHVVNTEPKDMYLARVAAINGGVAQHTPALTVNRLCGSGLQAIVSAAQTIMLGDADIAIGGGSESMSRAPYTVPAARFGQRMGDGKLVDMMLGALHDPFQTIHMGVTAENVAAKYGISRDAQDALALESHRRAARAIAEGRFKDQILPISIRTKKGEVAFDSDEHVRHDASADDFTKLRPVFKKEEGTVTAGNASGINDAAAAVLMMSADAARAQGVKPLARLVAYAHAGVDPAYMGIGPVPATQKALERAGLKISDLDVIEANEAFAAQACAVTQELGLDPAKVNPNGSGISLGHPIGATGALITVKALYELKRIGGRYALVTMCIGGGQGIAAIFENI
- a CDS encoding 3-hydroxybutyryl-CoA dehydrogenase, whose protein sequence is MAIEIVGVVGAGTMGNGIAQTAAVAGLNVVMIDVSDAALEKGIATLKGSLDRLVSKDKLDAATRDAALARITTSTDYAKLAAADIVIEAATENVELKGRILKQIEAVARAEAIIATNTSSISITALAAPLADPARFVGMHFFNPVPLMPLVEIIRGLQTSDATASAVRELTERFDKSPIGVRNSPGFVVNRILVPMINEAFFVLAEGIASAEEIDAGMKLGANHPIGPLALADLVGLDVCLAVMDVFVKDFGDPKYRACPLLREMVTAGRLGRKTGRGVYDYSK
- a CDS encoding collagenase is translated as MNEGLQKTRRWSAIVAWSVFAGLAATASANTEPAQPTQPRQARMPRVPQNLPVSPEQAQYNLPLSEQDRAALTRPSPLKQPATRSKRSTSGADCRDMSVMTQYRGAALADYIANLPDYECHYGLFSVDKVQATQIFNAENVHAAASRFVQEIHQYDASNLILVNLLIYLRAAYYQYDVSGIANPIPNLAVSLRPYIKQSLEGDALYRDNARAPSTANELMKLITNMRDEAFYLPTLKNRIASYTVSAANPQAAASLLQRSAAGGFTGLLTVFFYAHQRSGAQPMLDGDATLPETLNRFVTANRASLSNTSAAYQLADAARETFRFLRYPTQKPRVKKMIQDMLASTSMTGADSDLWLAAAEAVDYGDPGNCADYGTCDYKKRLTDAVLSNRYACNAGVRILAQDMTMPQLQSVCTAVARQDDYFHRMMKTGRKPVAGDRNDTIELVIFDDYANYRKYASVIYGISTDNGGMYLEGDPSAPGNQARFIAHEASWLRPEFKVWNLEHEFTHYLDGRYDMAGDFSVSTAKPTVWWIEGVAEYLSRKNDNQESIDAVRTGAYRFSDVLGTRYASSDYVARAYRWGYMATRFMFERHRADVDTIVSRFRAGDYDGYANHVAFIGNRYDTEFADWARNATTAGEPPVPAKR
- a CDS encoding LysR family transcriptional regulator, producing MSTHITLRQIEYFVSVADTGQISQSANLCSVSQSSMTIALKNLEDMVGVTLLQRHSRGVRLTPAGERFLRHVQHATLSIDRAVVAAQEEPEQISGHVRIGVTETISAYLMPSLMSVISQRFGNLSVSIVESEREAIEDMLVDDRLDIALLLVSNTAEIRDLKYETMLRSPRRLWTHPDHPLQEAHRVTLEDVARENYLLLDMDEHLRTVGKYWGSYGITPNVWMQSKSIEAVRSLVALGQGVTILSDLVYRPWSLEGNRISRRNLSVTVPTMDVGAVWRRGGATSTPCRALLELFRSWKKSAR
- a CDS encoding molybdopterin-dependent oxidoreductase, which translates into the protein MDIQEKKGYCTLCRSRCGTINVVRGDMMIKVWPDETHPTGHAMCMKGKAAPELVHSPNRVLYPMRRTRPKGAADPGWKRIGWEEALSEIAERLAYFKRENGAESVAFGVTTPSGTPMSDSIDWVERFVWLFGSPNICYATEICNWHKDSAHVFTFGCGMPTADYQQADLIVLWGNNPANTWLAQADAIAKGRRRGAKLIVVDPRPTPLAREADLWLRVNPGTDGALAMAIARQMIAIGNVDEPFVRRWTNGPLLVRADTGRFLRERDIDPHASGNRYALWNQTLDRLELVEEEAGTALSDLSMTGTRHVGITDSAGRCTQVECTPAFDLYARALAAYTPELASTITGIDAADIMKAAQMLHPGQGIAYHAWSGVGMHTNATQTERAIATLYALTGAFDTRGSNREWAKQPANAVSSYAMLNPGQRAKALGLAERPLGPPSQGWVTARDVYRAILDAEPYRVRALFAFGTNMVLSQADGGIAHNALCALDFHVHCDLFETPSSRYADILLPVNTPWEREGLRLGFEINERAVELVQLRQRMVPPRGESRADYDIVFDLAVRLGMKDRFFGGSIEAGWNHVLEPLGMDVALLRTHPEGIARPLTQYERRYASATPDGVRGFNTETLRVELYSEKLHRHGYPAVPQYVPPQHGLGEGVNDRRRFPYTLTSMKNGYYCHSQHRGLPSLRRRAPYPVAELNDALAAEHGIVDDDWFLVETTNGSARFKARIVPELAHDVIVAEYGWWQACDEIGMDALAVEGRNHSNFNRLVSAARLDPVSGSSPLRSVRCRIRPDPSTDPSRRAWKGRRDFVVSAIHEEASGVRTVTFRASDRGALPDYLPGQHVTVHVPALGDGGTTRAYSLTGAASEDDRRTYSISVRHQKGRTGEGVPFEGAMSSYIHGSLKVGDPVLLGAPAGTFIVPPASKQPVVMFAGGIGITPFISYLESIRDRGAQAPESRLFYANQNSGTHAFRERIERLKQRLPKLEVVNCYNQPHDEVLGRDYQIRGYLTADVVSDDLIQRRARFYLCGPEPMMQAITAGLIERGVPPFDIFKEAFRSPSRPALDPSKRFVVQFTRSRRVSTWTPRDGSLLSFAESLGVVMPSGCRVGQCESCAVKVVSGEVAHLSGHGPDEPDVCLACQAIPATDVAIDA